In Prunus dulcis chromosome 2, ALMONDv2, whole genome shotgun sequence, a single genomic region encodes these proteins:
- the LOC117618129 gene encoding receptor-like protein 3, whose product MAQGFLFFLLFSYIISINIHACNQIERCSLLSFASTLSSPPLNWTSLDCCHWKGITCDQDDWVTHLVLPSKGLKGGISPSSLRNLTHLTYLNLSHNSLYGSLETQFLLSLNRLEILDLSYNHLYGELPLSLPSSKIRTVDLSSNHFFGAIPSSFFQQASNLISFNVSNNTFTGYVPSSICLHHSPFTRLLDFSSNQFSGNLALGLGECSKLQVFRAGHNNLLGLLPEDIYNATKLEEISLPINSLRGAISDKIVNLTNLKILDLSHNQLSGELPLNLGKLSKLKFLTVDFNNLEGTIPTSLMNCTNLVELCLGINNLEGDISMLNFSRLSQLTKLDLRYNNFTGMFPVSLYSCRYLKAIALTRNHLEGQIQIEILSLKSLSFLTLGYNRFTNLTGAMKILMSCKSLHTLSLDGSFVDEGMAFDDGMVDFDGFQNLRVLNMAGTNLTGEIPVWLSKLKNLEILILAFNQITGPIPSWLGNLPRLFFINLSNNRISGEFPKGLCRLPRLVYEPIASQVDRYEFELNVFGSITTNLNFQPSKLSCFPATIDLSNNNIVGDIPAEIGQLHLLRQLALYSNNFSGVIPDQISNLQNLEVLDLSMNHFSGTIPSSLASLTFLRKFNVSYNNLGGPIPTSTQIQTFTTSAFEGNLKLCGAPLPNKCGSNMGIDEDDTNSKDLDNEPHQLPWFYIFTALGFVVGFWGVCGSLVVNKTWRYVYFRFIDNVQDRLYVMVTMPINTMKRRLRG is encoded by the coding sequence ATGGCTCAAggcttccttttcttcctcttattCTCTTACATTATATCTATAAATATTCATGCCTGCAACCAAATTGAACGCTGCTCCCTCCTGTCCTTTGCCTccactctctcttctcctcctttAAATTGGACATCACTTGATTGCTGTCACTGGAAGGGCATCACTTGTGATCAAGATGATTGGGTCACCCATTTGGTCTTACCTTCCAAAGGGCTCAAAGGAGGTATCTCTCCCTCTTCCCTTAGAAATCTCACACATCTCACCTACTTGAATCTTTCCCACAACTCACTATATGGTTCACTTGAGACTCAATTTTTGTTGTCTTTGAATCGTCTTGAGATCCTTGATTTGAGCTATAACCATCTTTATGGGGAGCTACCACTTTCTCTACCATCCAGCAAAATTCGGACAGTCGATTTGTCGAGCAATCACTTCTTTGGTGCAATTCCATCTTCATTCTTCCAACAAGCAAGCAACTTGATTAGCTTCAATGTCAGCAACAATACCTTCACAGGGTATGTCCCATCCTCTATTTGTCTCCATCATTCTCCCTTTACAAGGCTATTGGACTTTTCTTCCAATCAATTCAGTGGCAACCTTGCTCTTGGGCTAGGGGAGTGTTCTAAACTGCAGGTTTTTCGTGCTGGTCACAATAACCTTTTAGGGTTACTTCCAGAAGATATCTATAATGCTACCAAACTTGAAGAAATTTCATTACCTATCAATTCACTACGTGGAGCCATTAGTGATAAAATTgtcaacctcaccaaccttAAAATCCTTGACCTCAGCCATAATCAATTGAGCGGCGAGCTTCCTCTCAATTTGGGGAAGCTCTCCAAGTTGAAGTTTTTGACTGTTGATTTCAACAATTTAGAAGGTACTATTCCCACATCTTTGATGAATTGCACAAACCTTGTAGAACTATGTTTGGGAATCAACAACCTTGAAGGAGATATCTCCATGCTTAATTTCTCCAGACTTAGTCAACTTACAAAACTTGACCTAAGGTACAATAACTTTACTGGTATGTTTCCAGTAAGCCTTTACTCATGTAGGTACCTAAAAGCCATTGCATTGACTAGAAATCATCTAGAGGGACAAATACAAATTGAGATTCTTTCATTGAAATCCTTGTCCTTCCTCACCCTTGGTTACAACCGATTCACCAACCTCACAGGCGCAATGAAGATATTGATGAGTTGCAAAAGCCTTCACACACTCTCGCTTGATGGTTCCTTTGTGGATGAGGGAATGGCATTTGATGATGGCATGGTTGATTTTGACGGATTCCAAAATCTTCGGGTATTGAATATGGCTGGTACTAATCTCACTGGCGAAATACCTGTGTGGTTATCGAAGCTCAAGAATCTAGAGATCTTGATTCTAGCTTTTAATCAAATCACTGGGCCAATTCCAAGTTGGTTGGGGAATCTTCCTAGACTGTTTTTTATCAACTTGTCAAATAACCGAATTTCAGGTGAATTTCCAAAGGGACTTTGTAGACTACCCAGGTTGGTTTATGAACCTATTGCATCTCAAGTAGACCgatatgaatttgaattgaatgtCTTCGGCAGCATAACTACAAATCTAAATTTTCAACCGTCTAAATTGTCTTGTTTCCCCGCAACGATAGACTTATCTAACAATAACATTGTTGGTGATATACCTGCTGAGATCGGACAATTGCACCTTCTCCGCCAGTTGGCTCTTTACTCCAACAACTTCTCCGGTGTCATTCCAGACCAAATATCTAATCTACAAAATTTAGAGGTTTTGGATCTCTCCATGAATCATTTTTCTGGAACAATTCCATCGTCATTAGCGAGCCTTACTttcttgagaaaatttaatgTCTCGTACAATAATCTTGGAGGACCAATTCCAACAAGCACTCAGATCCAAACCTTCACCACTTCTGCCTTTGAGGGGAATCTAAAACTTTGTGGTGCCCCACTTCCAAATAAGTGCGGATCAAATATGGGCATTGATGAAGATGACACAAACAGCAAAGACTTGGACAATGAACCTCATCAACTTCCATGGTTTTATATTTTCACTGCATTGGGGTTCGTAGTGGGATTTTGGGGAGTGTGTGGTTCTTTAGTTGTTAACAAGACATGGAGATACGTATATTTTCGATTCATCGACAATGTACAAGATAGGTTGTATGTAATGGTAACAATGCCCATCAACACGATGAAAAGAAGGCTTAGAGGCTAG